The following proteins come from a genomic window of Lolium rigidum isolate FL_2022 chromosome 5, APGP_CSIRO_Lrig_0.1, whole genome shotgun sequence:
- the LOC124656469 gene encoding inactive protein FON2 SPARE1-like — translation MRRPRAATAAFVVLLLWLAALTFASRGCPGCESLLGDRTSVSLPRKMLLAVETLDVSSASTSARPQDRQRHHHHHHQHHHHHHHQHHPQGKWNWQGIPPSAAANGGDARYGAEKRLVPTGPNPLHH, via the coding sequence ATGAGACGACCTCGCGCTGCCACCGCCGCCTTCGTCGTGCTCCTTCTGTGGCTCGCCGCTCTCACCTTCGCGTCCCGCGGCTGCCCCGGCTGCGAAAGCTTGCTCGGCGACCGGACCTCCGTCTCTCTGCCAAGGAAGATGCTCCTCGCCGTGGAGACCCTCGACGTCTCCTCGGCGTCCACCTCTGCTCGACCGCAGGATCGGCagcggcatcatcatcatcatcaccagcaccaccaccaccaccatcatcaacACCATCCCCAGGGTAAATGGAACTGGCAGGGAATTCCACCATCCGCTGCTGCAAACGGCGGCGATGCCCGGTACGGCGCGGAGAAGAGGCTAGTGCCGACGGGCCCAAATCCCTTGCATCACTGA
- the LOC124652509 gene encoding probable splicing factor YJU2B, whose protein sequence is MSTLAAARADNFYYPPEWTPKKGGLNKFNGQHALRERARKLDQGILIIRFEMPFNVWCGGCSSMIGKGVRFNAEKKQVGNYYSTKIWSFTMKSACCQHEIVIHTDPKNTEYVIISGAQRKTEDFDVEDAETLLLPADEEKDKLADPMYKLEHQGEDIRKKKEEEPVLIRLQRLSDSRHSDDYSLNRALRDRLRSQKKRVAEEKKSARKMGLGVRLLPPSAADAAAAASVKFASKFERSRKDKRAAIKASSIFPESSSSASKGKLDLALKRRNIKASAASLLMAGRVKPSSWQSAGSENARSFVPIMARRK, encoded by the exons ATG TCGACGCTCGCTGCGGCAAGAGCTGATAACTTCTACTACCCGCCCGAATGGACCCCAAAGAAG GGTGGGCTCAACAAGTTCAATGGCCAACATGCCCTCAGGGAGCGGGCAAGGAAGCTGGACCAGGGCATCCTGATTATAAG ATTCGAGATGCCTTTCAATGTCTGGTGTGGTGGATGCAGTTCCATGATAGGGAAGGGAGTAAGGTTCAATGCTGAAAAGAAACAAGTTGGAAATTATTACTCTACCAAG ATATGGAGCTTCACCATGAAATCAGCATGTTGCCAGCATGAAATAGTCATACATACGGATCCGAAGAATACTGAATATGTCATAATCAGTGGCGCTCAGCGCAAGACTGAGGATTTTGATGTTGAAGATGCAGAGACGCTGCTGCTGCCTGCAGATGAAG aaaAAGACAAGCTTGCGGATCCTATGTATAAGCTTGAACATCAGGGAGAAGATATccggaagaagaaagaagaggaaCCAGTTTTAATTCGGCTTCAACGGCTCTCCGATAGCCGGCATTCTGATGACTATTCTCTGAACAGAGCCCTCCGCGACCGCCTTAGG AGCCAAAAGAAGAGAGTTGCTGAAGAGAAAAAATCAGCAAGGAAGATGGGACTTGGAGTACGGCTCTTGCCGCCATCTGCAGCAGATGCTGCCGCAGCAGCTTCTGTGAAGTTTGCCTCAAAATTTGAGAGGAGCAGAAAGGACAAAAGAGCAGCAATCAAGGCTTCCTCCATCTTCCCGGAGTCATCAAGCTCAGCTTCAAAAGGCAAACTAGACCTTGCACTGAAGAGGCGGAATATAAAAGCCAGTGCAGCGTCCCTGCTGATGGCAGGCAGGGTGAAGCCGTCCTCGTGGCAGAGCGCCGGTTCTGAAAATGCAAGGTCTTTTGTCCCGATTATGGCGAGACGCAAGTAA